The proteins below come from a single Rhodanobacter sp. LX-99 genomic window:
- a CDS encoding 3-hydroxybutyrate dehydrogenase, with translation MTSLNGKVALITGAASGLGKAIAELYAQHGASVAIADINQDAADKVAAEINAAGGKALGVAMDVTSEDAVNAGTDKVVAAFGRLDILISNAGVQIINPIEQFAFADWKKMLAIHLDGGFLTTKAALKHMYQDDGTGKSRGGIVIYMGSVHSHEASKLKSAYVTAKHGLLGLARTLAKEGAPHNVRSHVICPGFVRTPLVERQIPEQAKELGISEADVIRNVMLKDTVDATFTTVEDIAQTALYLATFPSAALTGQSIVVSHGWFMQ, from the coding sequence ATGACAAGTCTCAACGGCAAGGTCGCCCTGATCACCGGCGCGGCCAGCGGCCTCGGCAAGGCGATCGCCGAGCTGTACGCGCAGCACGGCGCCAGCGTGGCGATCGCCGACATCAACCAGGACGCCGCGGACAAGGTGGCGGCCGAAATCAATGCGGCCGGCGGCAAGGCGCTCGGCGTGGCGATGGACGTCACCAGCGAGGACGCGGTCAACGCCGGCACCGACAAGGTGGTCGCCGCGTTTGGCCGTCTGGACATCCTGATCTCCAACGCCGGCGTGCAGATCATCAACCCGATCGAGCAGTTCGCCTTCGCCGACTGGAAGAAGATGCTGGCGATCCATCTCGACGGCGGCTTCCTCACCACCAAGGCCGCGTTGAAGCACATGTACCAGGACGACGGTACCGGCAAGAGCCGCGGCGGCATCGTGATCTACATGGGCTCGGTGCACTCGCACGAGGCGTCGAAGCTGAAGTCCGCCTACGTCACCGCCAAGCACGGCCTGCTCGGCCTGGCCCGCACGCTGGCCAAGGAAGGCGCGCCGCACAACGTGCGCTCGCACGTGATCTGCCCCGGCTTCGTGCGCACGCCGCTGGTCGAGCGGCAGATTCCCGAGCAGGCGAAGGAGCTGGGCATCAGCGAAGCGGACGTGATCAGGAACGTGATGCTGAAGGACACCGTCGATGCCACCTTCACCACCGTCGAGGACATCGCGCAGACCGCGCTGTACCTGGCCACCTTCCCGTCCGCGGCGCTGACCGGCCAGTCGATCGTGGTCAGCCACGGCTGGTTCATGCAGTGA
- a CDS encoding patatin-like phospholipase family protein, which translates to MTKPDPAGSLAAAVARDYRTIALVLQGGGALGAYQAGVFEALDEAGLQPTRLAGISIGALNAAIIAGNAPERRVERLREFWEAICRSPLWPDTLALPWLDEVAWPTAWLNGLSGLAAWRAMAEGQAGFFRPRQPPPFLGAHATPDSVSWYDTAPLRATLERLVDFDRLNDPRAMRVAVGAVNVRSGNFAYFDNRKQRLRPEHFMASGALPPGFPAVEIDGEFYWDGGMVSNTPLYEVLSERPGCDTLVFQVDLWSARGTLPRDLADVAERSKEIQYSSRTRLVTEFMRRTQEQRRLLHDVMALVPEERRSNPAYRHAEARAAEALTNVIHLIYQDRPHEGHFKDYEFSAASMRNHWQSGLDDMRHTLAHPHWLAAPDPERPFVTHDVHRGEAG; encoded by the coding sequence GTGACCAAGCCCGATCCTGCCGGTTCGCTGGCCGCGGCGGTGGCTCGCGATTACCGCACCATCGCCCTGGTGCTGCAGGGTGGTGGTGCGCTCGGCGCGTACCAGGCCGGCGTGTTCGAGGCGCTGGACGAGGCCGGCCTGCAGCCGACACGCCTGGCCGGCATCTCGATTGGCGCACTGAACGCGGCAATCATCGCCGGCAACGCACCCGAGCGGCGGGTGGAGCGGCTGCGCGAATTCTGGGAGGCGATCTGCCGCTCGCCGCTGTGGCCGGACACGCTGGCGCTGCCGTGGCTCGACGAGGTGGCGTGGCCCACCGCGTGGCTCAACGGGCTGAGCGGTCTGGCCGCCTGGCGCGCGATGGCCGAAGGCCAGGCCGGCTTTTTCCGTCCGCGCCAGCCGCCGCCATTCCTGGGCGCGCATGCCACGCCGGACAGCGTGAGCTGGTACGACACCGCGCCGCTGCGCGCCACGCTGGAGCGGCTGGTCGATTTCGACCGCCTCAACGACCCGCGCGCGATGCGCGTGGCGGTCGGTGCGGTGAACGTGCGCAGCGGCAACTTCGCCTACTTCGACAACCGCAAGCAACGCCTGCGTCCCGAGCATTTCATGGCCTCCGGCGCGCTGCCGCCGGGCTTTCCCGCGGTGGAGATCGACGGCGAGTTCTACTGGGACGGCGGCATGGTCTCCAATACGCCGCTGTACGAGGTGCTGAGCGAGCGCCCCGGCTGCGACACGCTGGTGTTCCAGGTCGATCTGTGGAGCGCCCGCGGCACGCTGCCGCGCGACCTCGCCGACGTGGCCGAGCGCAGCAAGGAGATCCAGTACTCCAGCCGCACCCGGCTGGTCACCGAGTTCATGCGCCGCACGCAGGAACAGCGCCGGCTGCTGCACGACGTGATGGCGCTGGTGCCGGAGGAGCGGCGCAGCAACCCGGCGTACCGGCATGCCGAGGCACGCGCGGCCGAGGCGCTGACCAACGTGATCCACCTGATCTACCAGGACAGGCCGCACGAAGGCCACTTCAAGGACTACGAATTCAGCGCCGCCAGCATGCGCAACCACTGGCAGAGCGGCCTGGACGACATGCGCCACACGCTGGCGCATCCGCACTGGCTTGCCGCACCGGATCCCGAACGCCCCTTCGTGACGCACGACGTGCATCGCGGCGAGGCCGGCTGA